GGGCGTACGCCAGGGCGGTGAGCAGGCGCTTGACGACATCGGTGTCGGGACGACAGGTGCGCAGGTATCTGTCCATCGCCTGGCCGACGGTCTCGGGTAGTTCGGCCTCCCATTCGGGGTCGTCCAGCTCGGGCTGCTGCCCTCTGGGGTCTGTCAGCCAACCGGTGGTGAGCTGGGCGATCAGGAAGTTGTAGCGTGCCTTGCGGGCCACCTTCTCGCCGATGGCGCGCAGTTGGTCGGGCCCGCAGGCGCGGTACCGGGCCGAGGCCGCCTGTTCACTGGCGAGGCGACGTGCGACGTACTCGGCGACATCGGGGCGGTGCAGGTACCGGCTGTCTTCCAGGTCGATACGCGGAGTGCTGCGGCCGAAGGCGGCCAGGATCTCCTGCCGGCTGGCACCGGCGGGCGCAGTGCGCACCGAGGCGAGTACGCGGACCTTGCCGGTGTTGCTCAGTTCCCGCAGCAGGGCCGCTATCTCTACGGCCTCGTCCTGGCCGGCGGCCTCTTCCACGGCGTCCGCCAGCACCGTGAACCGCTTGCCGTCCGGGGACTCGGGCACCGAGGCCACGAGTTCGTCGGAATTGCTCGCTGTGACGTCAAGCGCACGGGCCAGCTGTGCCGTCACTTCGTCGCAGGTGCGCCCCTTCAGGTAGATCGCCGCGTCGAAGGCCCCGATCGGCGGGCATGGGCCTGCTGTGGGTACGGTCCGGGACAGAAGTGGGTCGGACGCGACCAACGAGTGTGCCAGGAGCGCTGATTTGCCGCTGCCCGGACCACCTGTCACCAGCAGCATCGAGTGCTCGGAGAGGGCCTCGTCCTTGCCCTCCAGCCAGTCACGGATGACGCGGCGGGCCTCGGTACGGCCGGTGAAGAACCATTCCCTTGTGCGGGAATCGGGCTCGGAACCACGTGCCCGGGGACGCCAGTGTGTTCGGTAGCTCGCCTGGAGGTCCAGCCGCCAGCGGCAGTTGCTCCGCACTTCGGGCCAGAGCCTTCGCAGGTAGGTCATGGGGATCATGTGCCCGGTGCGGTGATCGTCGCGTATCACGACGATGCCGACTACGGCCTCTCTGCTCTTGTCGAACACCGGCGCGCCCGAGAAGCCCAGCTCGATCGCCCAGCCCGCCGCGCCTTCCGGGTCCAACTGGACCCATGGCCCCTCCTCGCCGCTGGCACCCCGCACCACACCGGTCACCTGCCTCGCCGCCGGGCTGCCATGAGGAAAGCCGTGCACGGAGAACGGGTGGCCGCTCAGCCCGGGAGGACACGCCAGCGGAGCCGGCGTGCAGGCGACACTGGTCTTTTGCTCCGGCTCCGGCTCCAGATCCGGCGGCAGATCTATTTCCGACTCCAGCTCCAACAGTGCTGCGTCGCCAGAGCCGTCCGCCGCGATCGGCACCCAGCCCACCACCGTGGCTCGCATCCGGGTACCCGGAGATCCGATCCTGTCCGCGAACGGGAACTCGACCACGACCACCTCGGCCGGCGCAGCCGGGCTCCGGCCGGGTCCGGGATCTTCCCGGCCGAACTGCTTGTCCAGGACATGGGCGCAGGTCACCACATGGCGGGTTCCGACGAGTACGCCGGCCCCCGCCGCCCCGTCGCCGTGCGCACGGGGAAACCGGACCAGCCACGACGGACGTTGCGCCAGCAGACCCGGGCTCGTCATGGGCGCGTGTCCGAGCCCGGCGGCCCGGCGGAGTTCCGCCAGACCACCTTCACGTTCAGATGCGCATTCGTGCCCGCCGAGACCAGTGTGGCGCCGAACTTCCCGTCGACCGCCACCCCGAAGGTCACCTCTACTTCCTCCGGCGGCGGATCGATCGCGCGCAACTGAGCCAGTGCCCCCTCGGCAGCGGACCGCACGCCCGCCAGGGCGCCCTGCCAGGTCTCGGCCGCCGCCCTGGCGATCCGGTCACCGGCGCCGGCCCGGACCAGTCCGCTGTCGCCGTTGTCCCGTGCCGCGTCAGGGACTTCGACGTAGACCCGTCCGTCCTGACCTGCCGCAAACTCCACTATCGTCACGCGCTTGCACCTCCGTGGCCAAGTGTTCCATCTGGCCAGTGGGCAGGGTGAGTTATCGAGATACAAGGTCAAAAGACGTGTGATCGGCCGTCCCGACTGTGATCGTGCTGGACATCAATGCCGAACAACGACGACCCTCTATCAAGAGCGGGCTGAGCCTCCCACGTCGACACGACTCGCCTGTGCCCTCGCCTCCGTCCGAGCAGGTCCGGATCAGACGGTCACTGCGGACTATCCCGACGCCAGGTCGGTGGGGGTCATTTCCTGGCGGGGAATGCTTCGTCAAGCGTGGGGACGACGAGGTGGCCGGACGTCAGCGCCTTCCGGGCGTGGTCGACAGGCAGGTACCGCCCCTGCTGGATCACTGGCGTGATCTTGTCGATCGTGGCAGCCTCACTGAGGTAGAAGACGGTCCACGGTTTCCGTGACGCGTCCAGCGTTTCCCCGTCGCGCAGCTGGCCTCCGCCGCGGCGCGGCGCCGCTGATGGTCCTGCGGGATTTGCCGGGGCATACCAGCACGCTCACCACGGTCAGGATGACGGTCCGCGCTGCATCGGCGGCCTGTGCCATACGTCTCCCACCCCGAGCGTTGGTTCACGGGTCGGTGTCGTGGGGACCACACCGCACCGGTTCGCAGCCATCGTATGTTCGATCGCCGCGATCTGCCCTGGGATACGGCAGGCGACGAGATCGGCCCGGGCGCCGCTCCTTGACCGGCTCCCGGGCCGACGGCTCGTGGAAGAGATCGTCGTGCCCGTGCGCGACGGTGCCCGATAGTGGGCAGCAGCACGACAGAGCGGCGAGGACGAGGAGGCCCACGCATGACACGCCCGATCACGGCAGGGGCGGACGGCACGGAGGAGAGCCTGGCCGCGCTGGACTGGGCCGGCCGGGAGGCCGTACGCCGCGGGCTGCCCCTGCGCGTCGTACACGCCTGGCGTTACGCCGAGTCGCTCGCGACCGCCGACCGCAACACCCAGCACGGGTGGGTCTCACAGGGCGTGGCGGAGGCCGTGCGGGCCGTCTCCGAGCGGCATCCGCGGCTGGAGGTGAGCGTCGACGTGGTCGAGGGCGAGCCCGTGCATGCGCTGGCCCGCGCCGCGGCGGAGGCCGAGATGCTGGTGCTGGGCTCGCCCGGGCACGGGCCCGTCCTCGGGTTCCTGCTCGGCTCGATCGGTCAGCAGGTGATCGCCGAGGCGACCCGGCCGGTGGTCCTGGTGCGCGCCGGGGACCGGCCGACGGCGGAGGCCGCCGGACGGGACGTCGTGGTCGGCCAGCACGGCGATGGCGAGGACAGCGCGGCCACGCT
Above is a genomic segment from Streptomyces fodineus containing:
- a CDS encoding CU044_2847 family protein; amino-acid sequence: MTIVEFAAGQDGRVYVEVPDAARDNGDSGLVRAGAGDRIARAAAETWQGALAGVRSAAEGALAQLRAIDPPPEEVEVTFGVAVDGKFGATLVSAGTNAHLNVKVVWRNSAGPPGSDTRP
- a CDS encoding universal stress protein, which produces MTRPITAGADGTEESLAALDWAGREAVRRGLPLRVVHAWRYAESLATADRNTQHGWVSQGVAEAVRAVSERHPRLEVSVDVVEGEPVHALARAAAEAEMLVLGSPGHGPVLGFLLGSIGQQVIAEATRPVVLVRAGDRPTAEAAGRDVVVGQHGDGEDSAATLLFAFETAAARGATVRAVRAWTLPPVFAYSPGSLKLLDDVGGLEPYEKQALSDALEPWRERFPDVPVAEHVEMGSAGQVLLSVAGRAQLMVVGRRSHRTAVGGRIGSVTHGVLHHADCPVAVVPHE